The proteins below are encoded in one region of Pomacea canaliculata isolate SZHN2017 linkage group LG7, ASM307304v1, whole genome shotgun sequence:
- the LOC112568917 gene encoding tenascin-like, translated as MEMLRFFFFLLCVSPCLLTQTTEREKSGHPGNSSKPHDWSSTNCVTDEECDDTNAVCYLDKCRCRPGLFFSTTYYICSATCSTEDLHNTFMEYPNSGLKGHILEIRDGLSLEDCKKLCLNNNRCLTYDFRDSAVRGLCVLHDVTAHESPSEWYPKTGKGWTHYQRSCLTKFASYPVWYNLLCYNDLDCPDPYSQCLTGRCVCPYGTVFSKNEAACRFTDSCQDWQDFGGKTGVYPIQMADNKENLTVWCDMDTNGGGWLVFQRRRDGSVDFNRNWVDYENGFGDVSGEFWLGLSRLYRLTKDKPVRLRVDLRDANGESDYAEYSSFSVGGPETDYRLNVSGYSGNAGDSMEYHNTMSFTTYDRDDKYFDNWVGMFHGAWWYNDRHHSHLNGVYKVDGFVDYTGINWYHANNDFRSFTFSEMKLKPA; from the exons ATGGAAATGCtacgatttttcttttttctcctgtgtgtATCTCCTTGTCTGCTGACACAAACTACAGAGAG gGAAAAGTCTGGACACCCTGGCAACTCTAGCAAGCCACACGACTGGTCGTCCACAAACTGTGTGACTGACGAGGAGTGCGATGACACAAACGCTGTGTGCTACCTGGACAAGTGTCGATGTCGACCTGGATTGTTTTTCTCAACGACTTATTACATTTGTTCTGCCA CATGCAGCACAGAAGACTTGCACAACACCTTCATGGAATATCCAAACAGCGGTTTAAAGGGTCACATTCTTGAGATCAGGGATGGACTCAGTTTGGAAGACTGCAAGAAGCTGTGTCTGAATAATAATCGCTGCCTCACCTATGATTTCAGAg ATTCAGCCGTAAGAGGGCTCTGTGTTCTGCATGACGTCACGGCGCATGAGTCGCCCTCAGAGTGGTATCCTAAGACGGGTAAAGGATGGACCCACTACCAAAGATCCTGTCTTACAAAGTTCGCCTCATACCCAGTCTGGTACAATTTATTGTGTTACAACGACCTGGACTGTCCTGACCCCTACAGTCAGTGTTTGACAGGCAGATGTGTCTGTCCTTATGGTACAGTCTTCAGCAAAAACGAGGCTGCATGTCGTTTTACAG ATTCGTGCCAAGACTGGCAGGACTTTGGAGGAAAGACTGGTGTTTACCCCATTCAGATGGCAGACAACAAGGAGAACCTGacagtgtggtgtgacatggacacTAACGGCGGTGGTTGGCtg GTTTTCCAAAGACGCCGCGATGGTTCAGTTGACTTTAACAGGAACTGGGTGGACTATGAAAACGGCTTCGGTGACGTCAGtggggagttctggctgg GCTTGTCCAGGTTGTACAGATTGACCAAAGACAAACCTGTCCGACTGCGTGTTGACCTTAGAGATGCGAATGGCGAGAGTGACTACGCTGAGTATTCATCATTCAGTGTGGGTGGTCCTGAGACAGACTACAGACTGAAcgtgtccggctactcgggtAACGCAG gtgacagcatgGAGTATCACAACACCATGAGTTTTACAACCTATGACCGAGACGACAAATACTTTGACAACTGGGTCGGTATGTTtcacggcgcctggtggtacaacGACCGTCACCACTCTCACCTCAACGGCGTGTACAAGGTTGACGGGTTCGTTGATTATACTGGCATCAACTGGTACCACGCCAATAACGACTTTAGGAGCTTCACGTTCAGCGAGATGAAACTCAAACCAGCCTAA
- the LOC112568915 gene encoding ficolin-2-like isoform X6 — MLRFFFFLLCASPCLLTQTTESGKSGCPGNSSKPHDWSTGRCVTDEECDDTNAVCYMNKCRCRPGFFFSENYYICSATCSTVDLHNTFMEYPNSGLWGHSLEVRDGLCLEDCKKLCLNTKRCLTFDFRAVRGLCVLHDVTARESPSEWYPKTSKGWTHYQRSCRSNFASYPDWYNLLCNNKLDCPDPYSQCLTGRCVCPSGTIVSENKVTCRPPEESCRKWQENGGKTGVHYIQMTDNKENLTVWCDMDSGSGGWLVIQRRRDGSVDFYRNWVDYENGFGDVSGEFWLGLSRLYRLTKDKPVRLRVDLREVNGESHYAEYSSFSVGGPETNYRLNVSGYSGNAGDSMEYHSTLSFSTYDRDNDKDSNNCAALFHGAWWYKTCHYANLNGLYKADGVVGGDGISWHRAHIDYRSFTFSEMKLKPA, encoded by the exons ATGCtacgatttttcttttttctcctgtgtgCGTCTCCTTGTCTGCTGACACAAACTACAGAGAG TGGAAAGTCTGGATGTCCTGGCAACTCTAGCAAGCCACACGACTGGTCGACGGGAAGATGTGTGACTGACGAGGAGTGTGATGACACAAACGCTGTGTGCTACATGAACAAGTGTCGATGTCgaccaggattttttttctcagagaaTTATTACATTTGTTCTGCCA catgcaGCACAGTAGACTTGCACAACACCTTCATGGAATATCCAAACAGCGGTTTATGGGGTCACAGTCTTGAGGTCAGGGATGGACTATGTTTGGAAGACTGCAAGAAACTGTGTCTGAATACTAAacgttgcctcacctttgattttaGAG CCGTACGAGGGCTCTGTGTGCTGCATGACGTCACGGCGCGTGAGTCGCCATCAGAGTGGTATCCTAAGACGAGTAAAGGGTGGACacactaccagagatcctgcaGATCAAATTTCGCCTCATACCCAGACTGGTACAACTTGCTGTGTAACAACAAACTGGACTGTCCTGACCCCTACAGTCAGTGTTTGACAGGCAGATGTGTCTGTCCTTCTGGTACAATCGTCAGTGAGAACAAGGTTACGTGTCGTCCTCCAG AAGAGTCATGCCGAAAGTGGCAGGAGAATGGAGGGAAGACTGGTGTTCACTACATTCAGATGACAGACAACAAGGAGAACCTGacagtgtggtgtgacatggactctggCAGTGGTGGTTGGCtg GTTATCCAGAGACGTCGCGATGGTTCAGTtgacttctacaggaactggGTGGACTATGAAAACGGCTTCGGTGACGTCAGtggggagttctggctgg GCTTGTCCAGGTTGTACAGACTGACCAAAGATAAACCTGTCCGACTGCGTGTTGACCTCAGGGAGGTGAATGGCGAGAGTCACTATGCTGAGTATTCATCATTCAGTGTGGGtggtcctgagacaaactacagactgaacgtgtccggctactcgggtAATGCAG gtgacagcatgGAGTATCACAGCACCCTGAGTTTTTCAACGTATGACCGAGACAACGACAAGGACTCTAACAACTGTGCCGCTCTGTTtcacggcgcctggtggtacaaGACGTGTCACTACGCTAACCTCAACGGCCTGTACAAGGCTGACGGGGTCGTGGGAGGTGACGGCATCAGCTGGCATCGCGCCCATATCGACTACAGGAGCTTCACGTTCAGCGAGATGAAACTCAAACCAGCCTAA